One genomic window of Desulfobulbaceae bacterium includes the following:
- the yedF gene encoding sulfurtransferase-like selenium metabolism protein YedF yields the protein MTQEIDCRGLACPAPVLQVREILEKGSPASLIIVVDNEAAWENVTRFLEYHNFQITTERQGSDFRVTGTRNGEESIPVQESKPVAEGQHKKILIMVGTNRMGHGDDGLGSKLLINFLKTLKEMGPDLWLLVFINSGVTLAAEDSEGLPILQGLACEGVKILVCGTCLTHFNLLDKKQVGETTNMLDIVTAMQLADSVITV from the coding sequence ATGACACAAGAAATCGATTGCCGAGGACTGGCTTGTCCCGCCCCGGTGCTTCAGGTCAGAGAAATTCTGGAAAAGGGATCGCCTGCCTCCCTGATTATTGTCGTTGACAACGAGGCGGCCTGGGAGAATGTCACCCGCTTTCTTGAGTATCACAACTTCCAGATCACCACCGAACGTCAAGGCTCTGACTTCCGGGTAACCGGCACAAGAAATGGTGAGGAAAGTATCCCCGTGCAGGAGTCAAAGCCTGTGGCAGAAGGCCAACACAAGAAGATTTTGATTATGGTCGGGACAAACCGGATGGGCCATGGTGACGATGGCCTGGGCTCGAAGCTCCTGATCAATTTCCTGAAGACCCTGAAGGAAATGGGGCCTGATTTGTGGCTTCTCGTCTTTATCAACAGCGGCGTCACCTTGGCGGCTGAAGATTCTGAGGGCTTGCCCATCTTACAGGGGCTTGCTTGCGAAGGGGTCAAGATTCTGGTCTGCGGCACCTGCCTAACCCACTTCAATTTGCTTGATAAAAAGCAGGTCGGCGAGACCACCAATATGCTTGATATCGTCACCGCTATGCAACTTGCCGATTCGGTTATCACGGTCTGA